One genomic window of Halictus rubicundus isolate RS-2024b chromosome 12, iyHalRubi1_principal, whole genome shotgun sequence includes the following:
- the Rhogap1a gene encoding rho GTPase activating protein at 1A isoform X2, translated as MSVFGDFQRVWVQRFPDSALPAAWEEDVRANLVKHKQKVTALREELEKEEFYVEYLERLLADVERHKQLANSNSVTTPEKQQLVDSQIQQTCQATENSLSDSTNASHVQQAEPLAPSLPVREDISKFQDKCVSELSSTLNTSKRPKSEIPRSPDKVPELRRNSDPDVPSNYVTVIEVTGSSKKEKNEESLKEEDEKDGEDGDAEASEEEPYYDSVALDQTGEYVYIDARVPPVGNNNGNRAPPRRPPSLPDSPGNQSNYVNIDYFIHLLKLTLSFFHRHRAAMDSEDEEGASPAPPILLRALSTDNETGSSDAEPLSLSEGSLESPTPTTPRRQEKSKDREDDRTSMIKCIVDSVVESETVYVECLNVMLQYMKAIRATLTTSQPVISEDEFGTMFYKIPELHEQHQTFLNGLRKKLEKWDSKTTIGEQFKVMASNIGLYGAFLHNYARATDTVRRCSAHSTQFGEITRDIRLRGFPKGPGLSLEDLLHKPVARVQKNALVLHDLLKHTPVNHADHAPLSEALAMTRNFLDEFNIIQTKSMFPSHDRAQRRLVKNSFVVELSDGHRKLRHLFLFNDVIACAKYKASGRDKFTFELKWYVPVAEAVVTEDGVEPRETSPANVVSLRSQACTVRDQILWEERNDEKRIRLGGRGSEKNRKKLAELEAQLVLASPNLVLRVAHKSQHRMQNSYTFFLSSEFERSQWVEAVEALQQVMRSHMYLDKSKGGQPPGPLPLSMYELQAWVTACRTYLQTDMGSYLLRSGRDESLLLGDLHLTLLGLTPPGLDRVGDLYIIVEVDSYGHYFKRARSRVARGQAPTWGETFVVELEGSQNVRILLYEECGTRSVLRGKCVQRLSRSWLQSDQVERSLNLGPATLDVALRFVPSEVTLRRVPSAKPQGLFGAKIQQVCKREKRDVPFIITACVREVERRGVGEVGLYRVSGSASDLTKLRKSFESNSYEAEQLLKEVDVHSVTGVLKLYLREMPEALFTDALYPAFLEAFQTGELSKGAALRRVYDSLPAVNKAVIDFLLTHLIRVNKHEAQNKMSLHNLATVFGPTLLRPGTNSRSDAKSRDPLAAGTVDVMAQAGILYCFLQMHMQQNNQSL; from the exons ATGAGCGTTTTCGGGGATTTCCAGCGTGTCTGGGTACAAAGATTCCCGGACAGCGCCTTACCGGCGGCCTGGGAGGAGGACGTCAGGGCCAACCTAGTCAAGCATAAACAGAAG GTGACTGCTCTGAGAGAAGAACTCGAGAAAGAGGAATTCTATGTGGAATATTTGGAAAGGTTGCTAGCCGATGTAGAACGTCACAAACAATTAGCGAACAGTAACTCGGTGACGACACCTGAAAAACAGCAGCTCGTGGATTCTCAAATTCAGCAGACCTGTCAAGCAACAGAAAATAGTCTGTCCGATAGTACGAACGCGTCTCATGTTCAACAAGCGGAGCCGTTGGCTCCGTCCCTTCCTGTGCGCGAGGATATAAGTAAATTTCAGGACAAATGCGTTTCCGAATTGAGCTCTACTCTGAATACGAGTAAGAGACCTAAGAGCGAGATACCGAGAAGTCCCGACAAAGTGCCTGAGCTCAGAAGAAACAGCGACCCAGATGTGCCAAGTAATTATGTAACTGTAATCGAAGTGACCGGTAGctcgaagaaagagaaaaatgagGAATCTCTCAAAGAGGAGGACGAGAAAG ATGGCGAAGATGGCGATGCGGAGGCATCGGAGGAAGAACCTTACTATGATTCCGTAGCTTTAGATCAAACAGGAGAATATGTATATATCGATGCGCGCGTCCCACCTGTTGGAAACAATAATGGGAACAGAGCACCGCCGAGGAGACCGCCTTCCCTCCCTGACTCGCCAGGGAACCAGAGTAACTATGTCAACATCGATTATTTTATACA TTTATTAAAATTGACTCTTTCCTTCTTCCACAGACACAGGGCAGCAATGGATAGCGAAGACGAAGAAGGCGCGAGTCCTGCGCCGCCGATTTTATTACGCGCTCTTAGCACCGATAACGAAACCGGTAGTAGCGACGCGGAACCTTTAAGTTTGAGCGAAGGCAGCTTAGAATCACCGACACCAACGACACCACGCCGACAAGAGAAAAGTAAAGACCGTGAGGACGATAGAACGTCTATGATTAAATGTATTGTAGACTCGGTAGTAGAAAGTGAAACTGTATATGTCGAATGTCTAAACGTGATGTTACAA TATATGAAGGCTATCAGGGCCACATTGACCACGTCCCAGCCAGTCATTTCAGAAGATGAATTCGGCACAATGTTTTACAAGATTCCAGAACTGCACGAACAGCATCAAACATTTTTGAACGGTCTTaggaaaaaattggaaaaatgggATAGCAAGACTACGATAGGTGAACAGTTTAAA GTAATGGCCAGCAACATAGGATTGTACGGAGCTTTTTTACACAATTATGCCCGCGCTACTGATACCGTGCGGAGGTGTTCAGCACATTCTACTCAATTCGGTGAAATCACAAGGGACATTAGACTCAGGGGATTTCCCAAAGGTCCTGGTCTATCTCTCGAAGATCTTTTGCATAAGCCTGTAGCTCGGGTGCAAAAGAATGCATTGGTATTGCAC GATCTTCTAAAGCATACACCAGTGAATCATGCAGACCATGCACCGCTTTCCGAAGCTCTTGCTATGACTAGAAATTTTCTAGACGAGTTCAACATTATCCAGACCAAATCAATGTTTCCG AGTCATGACAGGGCACAACGAAGATTAGTGAAGAACTCTTTTGTGGTGGAATTATCGGATGGTCATAGAAAGCTGAGGCATTTATTCTTGTTCAACGATGTGATCGCTTGTGCGAAATACAAGGCATCTGGTAGAGATAAGTTCACGTTCGAGTTAAAGTGGTATGTGCCAGTGGCGGAAGCGGTGGTGACAGAAGACGGTGTCGAACCACGCGAGACTAGTCCAGCTAACGTTGTATCACTGAG GTCACAGGCATGTACCGTACGCGATCAGATATTATGGGAAGAGCGTAACGACGAGAAACGAATAAGGCTTGGTGGTAGAGGTTCGGAAAAGAATAGAAAGAAGCTTGCCGAGCTCGAAGCTCAACTAGTATTAGCGTCTCCGAATTTAGTATTACGCGTCGCGCATAAGAGTCAGCATCGAATGCAAAACTCGTACACGTTCTTTCTGTCCAGTGAATTTGAACGGTCTCAATGGGTTGAAGCGGTGGAGGCATTGCAACAGGTAATGCGTTCCCATATGTACCTAGATAAGTCAAAG GGCGGCCAACCACCAGGACCGTTGCCTTTGTCAATGTACGAGTTACAAGCTTGGGTTACAGCCTGCCGTACCTACCTTCAAACAGATATGGGCAGCTATTTGTTAAGATCGGGTCGCGACGAAAGTTTATTGCTAGGCGATCTTCATTTGACTCTGCTCGGCCTAACACCGCCGGGCTTAGATCGAGTAGGAGATCTCTATATAATCGTGGAAGTCGATAGCTACGGACATTACTTTAAGAGAGCAAGAAGTCGAGTTGCGAGGGGTCAGGCACCAACGTGGG gtGAGACATTCGTCGTTGAATTGGAAGGCAGCCAAAATGTTCGAATTCTGTTGTACGAAGAATGTGGAACGCGTTCGGTGTTGCGAGGCAAATGTGTACAGAGACTGAGCAGATCTTGGTTGCAGTCGGACCAAGTGGAGAGGTCGTTGAATTTGGGTCCAGCCACTCTAGACGTGGCTCTTCGTTTCGTTCCAAGCGAAGTCACTTTAAGGCGGGTACCATCTGCCAAGCCTCAAGGTTTATTTGGAGCTAAAATCCAACAAGTGTGCAA ACGCGAGAAACGAGACGTTCCTTTTATCATAACAGCCTGCGTGAGGGAGGTCGAAAGGCGAGGAGTCGGAGAAGTAGGTTTATACCGTGTCTCCGGTTCGGCGTCTGATTTAACGAAGTTACGAAAATCGTTTGAAAGCAATTCGTACGAAGCAGAGCAGTTGCTTAAAGAG GTGGACGTTCATTCGGTAACAGGCGTTCTCAAGTTGTATCTTCGAGAGATGCCCGAGGCTCTTTTCACGGATGCCCTGTACCCGGCTTTCTTGGAAGCCTTTCAGACCGGCGAGCTGTCGAAGGGTGCTGCCTTACGAAGGGTCTACGATAGCCTGCCAGCCGTGAACAAAGCGGTGATCGACTTTCTGCTGACCCATCTGATACGAGTGAACAAACACGAGGCGCAAAACAAGATGTCCCTGCACAATCTGGCAACGGTGTTTGGACCGACGTTGTTACGACCCGGCACGAATTCGCGATCCGACGCGAAAAGCCGCGACCCGTTGGCAGCTGGTACCGTCGACGTGATGGCGCAGGCAGGCATACTCTACTGTTTCTTGCAGATGCACATGCAACAGAACAATCAGTCACTCTAG
- the Rhogap1a gene encoding rho GTPase activating protein at 1A isoform X5 — protein sequence MSVFGDFQRVWVQRFPDSALPAAWEEDVRANLVKHKQKVTALREELEKEEFYVEYLERLLADVERHKQLANSNSVTTPEKQQLVDSQIQQTCQATENSLSDSTNASHVQQAEPLAPSLPVREDISKFQDKCVSELSSTLNTSKRPKSEIPRSPDKVPELRRNSDPDVPSNYVTVIEVTGSSKKEKNEESLKEEDEKDLENAINEDGEDGDAEASEEEPYYDSVALDQTGEYVYIDARVPPVGNNNGNRAPPRRPPSLPDSPGNQSNYVNIDYFIQHRAAMDSEDEEGASPAPPILLRALSTDNETGSSDAEPLSLSEGSLESPTPTTPRRQEKSKDREDDRTSMIKCIVDSVVESETVYVECLNVMLQYMKAIRATLTTSQPVISEDEFGTMFYKIPELHEQHQTFLNGLRKKLEKWDSKTTIGEQFKVMASNIGLYGAFLHNYARATDTVRRCSAHSTQFGEITRDIRLRGFPKGPGLSLEDLLHKPVARVQKNALVLHDLLKHTPVNHADHAPLSEALAMTRNFLDEFNIIQTKSMFPSHDRAQRRLVKNSFVVELSDGHRKLRHLFLFNDVIACAKYKASGRDKFTFELKWYVPVAEAVVTEDGVEPRETSPANVVSLRSQACTVRDQILWEERNDEKRIRLGGRGSEKNRKKLAELEAQLVLASPNLVLRVAHKSQHRMQNSYTFFLSSEFERSQWVEAVEALQQGGQPPGPLPLSMYELQAWVTACRTYLQTDMGSYLLRSGRDESLLLGDLHLTLLGLTPPGLDRVGDLYIIVEVDSYGHYFKRARSRVARGQAPTWGETFVVELEGSQNVRILLYEECGTRSVLRGKCVQRLSRSWLQSDQVERSLNLGPATLDVALRFVPSEVTLRRVPSAKPQGLFGAKIQQVCKREKRDVPFIITACVREVERRGVGEVGLYRVSGSASDLTKLRKSFESNSYEAEQLLKEVDVHSVTGVLKLYLREMPEALFTDALYPAFLEAFQTGELSKGAALRRVYDSLPAVNKAVIDFLLTHLIRVNKHEAQNKMSLHNLATVFGPTLLRPGTNSRSDAKSRDPLAAGTVDVMAQAGILYCFLQMHMQQNNQSL from the exons ATGAGCGTTTTCGGGGATTTCCAGCGTGTCTGGGTACAAAGATTCCCGGACAGCGCCTTACCGGCGGCCTGGGAGGAGGACGTCAGGGCCAACCTAGTCAAGCATAAACAGAAG GTGACTGCTCTGAGAGAAGAACTCGAGAAAGAGGAATTCTATGTGGAATATTTGGAAAGGTTGCTAGCCGATGTAGAACGTCACAAACAATTAGCGAACAGTAACTCGGTGACGACACCTGAAAAACAGCAGCTCGTGGATTCTCAAATTCAGCAGACCTGTCAAGCAACAGAAAATAGTCTGTCCGATAGTACGAACGCGTCTCATGTTCAACAAGCGGAGCCGTTGGCTCCGTCCCTTCCTGTGCGCGAGGATATAAGTAAATTTCAGGACAAATGCGTTTCCGAATTGAGCTCTACTCTGAATACGAGTAAGAGACCTAAGAGCGAGATACCGAGAAGTCCCGACAAAGTGCCTGAGCTCAGAAGAAACAGCGACCCAGATGTGCCAAGTAATTATGTAACTGTAATCGAAGTGACCGGTAGctcgaagaaagagaaaaatgagGAATCTCTCAAAGAGGAGGACGAGAAAG ATTTGGAAAATGCGATTAACGAAGATGGCGAAGATGGCGATGCGGAGGCATCGGAGGAAGAACCTTACTATGATTCCGTAGCTTTAGATCAAACAGGAGAATATGTATATATCGATGCGCGCGTCCCACCTGTTGGAAACAATAATGGGAACAGAGCACCGCCGAGGAGACCGCCTTCCCTCCCTGACTCGCCAGGGAACCAGAGTAACTATGTCAACATCGATTATTTTATACA ACACAGGGCAGCAATGGATAGCGAAGACGAAGAAGGCGCGAGTCCTGCGCCGCCGATTTTATTACGCGCTCTTAGCACCGATAACGAAACCGGTAGTAGCGACGCGGAACCTTTAAGTTTGAGCGAAGGCAGCTTAGAATCACCGACACCAACGACACCACGCCGACAAGAGAAAAGTAAAGACCGTGAGGACGATAGAACGTCTATGATTAAATGTATTGTAGACTCGGTAGTAGAAAGTGAAACTGTATATGTCGAATGTCTAAACGTGATGTTACAA TATATGAAGGCTATCAGGGCCACATTGACCACGTCCCAGCCAGTCATTTCAGAAGATGAATTCGGCACAATGTTTTACAAGATTCCAGAACTGCACGAACAGCATCAAACATTTTTGAACGGTCTTaggaaaaaattggaaaaatgggATAGCAAGACTACGATAGGTGAACAGTTTAAA GTAATGGCCAGCAACATAGGATTGTACGGAGCTTTTTTACACAATTATGCCCGCGCTACTGATACCGTGCGGAGGTGTTCAGCACATTCTACTCAATTCGGTGAAATCACAAGGGACATTAGACTCAGGGGATTTCCCAAAGGTCCTGGTCTATCTCTCGAAGATCTTTTGCATAAGCCTGTAGCTCGGGTGCAAAAGAATGCATTGGTATTGCAC GATCTTCTAAAGCATACACCAGTGAATCATGCAGACCATGCACCGCTTTCCGAAGCTCTTGCTATGACTAGAAATTTTCTAGACGAGTTCAACATTATCCAGACCAAATCAATGTTTCCG AGTCATGACAGGGCACAACGAAGATTAGTGAAGAACTCTTTTGTGGTGGAATTATCGGATGGTCATAGAAAGCTGAGGCATTTATTCTTGTTCAACGATGTGATCGCTTGTGCGAAATACAAGGCATCTGGTAGAGATAAGTTCACGTTCGAGTTAAAGTGGTATGTGCCAGTGGCGGAAGCGGTGGTGACAGAAGACGGTGTCGAACCACGCGAGACTAGTCCAGCTAACGTTGTATCACTGAG GTCACAGGCATGTACCGTACGCGATCAGATATTATGGGAAGAGCGTAACGACGAGAAACGAATAAGGCTTGGTGGTAGAGGTTCGGAAAAGAATAGAAAGAAGCTTGCCGAGCTCGAAGCTCAACTAGTATTAGCGTCTCCGAATTTAGTATTACGCGTCGCGCATAAGAGTCAGCATCGAATGCAAAACTCGTACACGTTCTTTCTGTCCAGTGAATTTGAACGGTCTCAATGGGTTGAAGCGGTGGAGGCATTGCAACAG GGCGGCCAACCACCAGGACCGTTGCCTTTGTCAATGTACGAGTTACAAGCTTGGGTTACAGCCTGCCGTACCTACCTTCAAACAGATATGGGCAGCTATTTGTTAAGATCGGGTCGCGACGAAAGTTTATTGCTAGGCGATCTTCATTTGACTCTGCTCGGCCTAACACCGCCGGGCTTAGATCGAGTAGGAGATCTCTATATAATCGTGGAAGTCGATAGCTACGGACATTACTTTAAGAGAGCAAGAAGTCGAGTTGCGAGGGGTCAGGCACCAACGTGGG gtGAGACATTCGTCGTTGAATTGGAAGGCAGCCAAAATGTTCGAATTCTGTTGTACGAAGAATGTGGAACGCGTTCGGTGTTGCGAGGCAAATGTGTACAGAGACTGAGCAGATCTTGGTTGCAGTCGGACCAAGTGGAGAGGTCGTTGAATTTGGGTCCAGCCACTCTAGACGTGGCTCTTCGTTTCGTTCCAAGCGAAGTCACTTTAAGGCGGGTACCATCTGCCAAGCCTCAAGGTTTATTTGGAGCTAAAATCCAACAAGTGTGCAA ACGCGAGAAACGAGACGTTCCTTTTATCATAACAGCCTGCGTGAGGGAGGTCGAAAGGCGAGGAGTCGGAGAAGTAGGTTTATACCGTGTCTCCGGTTCGGCGTCTGATTTAACGAAGTTACGAAAATCGTTTGAAAGCAATTCGTACGAAGCAGAGCAGTTGCTTAAAGAG GTGGACGTTCATTCGGTAACAGGCGTTCTCAAGTTGTATCTTCGAGAGATGCCCGAGGCTCTTTTCACGGATGCCCTGTACCCGGCTTTCTTGGAAGCCTTTCAGACCGGCGAGCTGTCGAAGGGTGCTGCCTTACGAAGGGTCTACGATAGCCTGCCAGCCGTGAACAAAGCGGTGATCGACTTTCTGCTGACCCATCTGATACGAGTGAACAAACACGAGGCGCAAAACAAGATGTCCCTGCACAATCTGGCAACGGTGTTTGGACCGACGTTGTTACGACCCGGCACGAATTCGCGATCCGACGCGAAAAGCCGCGACCCGTTGGCAGCTGGTACCGTCGACGTGATGGCGCAGGCAGGCATACTCTACTGTTTCTTGCAGATGCACATGCAACAGAACAATCAGTCACTCTAG